One segment of Streptomyces bathyalis DNA contains the following:
- a CDS encoding DegT/DnrJ/EryC1/StrS family aminotransferase encodes MSATEMTAAGIRTGDDVVVPAFGGAEVAGAVRAVGARPVFADIDPLSFCLSPSSVEAALTDRTVAIAPVHLFGHPADMVCLHEVAQRRGLRVVEPDNGPSVISVDGARRRQFADYLERRLRGVVIPTVALGVQHEFTEYVVRVPGNGRPDRDAFKRALRARGVACYVPVKNPAHRTAEFRTDVWLPESERAADETLALPMETSMTKRELHRLVSACNGLGGLLMDAAC; translated from the coding sequence ATGAGCGCGACAGAGATGACGGCCGCCGGCATACGTACCGGCGACGACGTTGTGGTGCCGGCCTTCGGCGGCGCCGAAGTGGCGGGCGCCGTACGTGCCGTAGGAGCCAGGCCCGTGTTCGCGGACATTGATCCGCTCAGCTTCTGTCTGTCCCCGTCGTCCGTCGAGGCGGCTCTCACCGACCGCACGGTCGCCATAGCGCCCGTGCATCTCTTCGGCCACCCCGCTGACATGGTGTGCTTGCACGAGGTGGCGCAGCGGCGCGGTCTCCGGGTCGTGGAACCTGACAACGGCCCTTCCGTGATCTCGGTCGACGGTGCACGCCGCCGGCAGTTCGCCGACTATCTGGAGCGTCGACTGCGCGGCGTGGTGATACCGACCGTCGCTCTCGGGGTGCAGCACGAGTTCACGGAGTACGTGGTGCGCGTGCCCGGCAACGGGCGGCCCGACCGGGACGCCTTCAAGCGCGCGCTCCGGGCGCGCGGGGTGGCCTGCTACGTACCGGTGAAGAATCCGGCGCACCGTACGGCGGAGTTCCGTACCGACGTGTGGCTGCCCGAATCGGAGCGCGCTGCGGACGAGACGCTCGCGCTTCCCATGGAGACGTCGATGACCAAGCGCGAACTCCACCGGCTGGTCTCCGCGTGCAACGGCCTCGGCGGGCTGCTGATGGATGCGGCCTGCTGA